The Bradyrhizobium sp. LLZ17 genomic sequence AGCGAGAGAAACCGTTTGAGAAGCTGACTTTTCAAACGGTTGTTATGAACACCGACCCGCCAGCACACTAGGATGCTGTGGACAACATCCCGTAGTTTGCGTCTCAAGTTCGGACGTCGATCATCTGTACGACAGCTGACGTGCCGCATGAGCTCGTGCTCGCTAGAACCTCTCGCGACGATCAGGCTACAGCCACGCGCAAACAGTGTTGACCGGATCGCAAACGACCCGGCGACGACGGGAGACTGCAGCAGTTTCGCCGCGCACTGCCCTTGACTTGGTTCAAGCCCAACCCAGTCGGGATCGCCGCGATGCGCTGCGCCCGACCTAATGTCCGGCACTCTGTCCGCCGTCGACGTGCAGGATCTCGCCAGTGGTGAAGGCGGCGCCTTCGAGGTACAGCACCGCATCGATGACATCGCGCACCTCTCCCATCCGCCCGACCGGATGCAATTTGGCCAGGAAGTCGTACATATGGGGTTCATGCATCGGCGTCTTGATCGCGCCCGGCGCCACGGCGTTAACGCGGATTCCCTTGCTCGCATATTCGATCGCGAGCGATTTGGTTGCCGCGTTCAAACCGCCCTTAGTGAGGGCGGCCAGCGCCGACGGCACGCTACTGACCGCATGCTCATCGAGGCTGGTCGTGATCTGGACGATATGCCCGGACCCCCGCTTCAGCATTGCCCTGGCTGCGCGCCGGGTAATATGAAAGAAACCATCGAGATTGATGCCCAGCATGCTGGCATAATCTTCGTCCGTATATTCGGTGAATGGCTTGGCGATGAAAATGCCGACGTTGTTGACGAGGGTGTCTACGCGGCCGAAGCGCTCAAGCGCCTGTGACACAATGCGTTCTGCGGTCTCTGAATCCCTGATGTCGCCGGCAATCGCCAGGATATCGGGATCAGAGGACGGCCTAATCGAGCGGGAGTTCGCGACAACGCAAAAATTGCGATCCCGATACGCCCCGACCAGGGCTTCGCCGATACCCTGCGACGCGCCGGTGATGATAGCGACTTTCTGCTGTGCACCCATGATGAGACCTCCATGTTCTCTGTTGAAGCGGCGGGCAGCGCCCGCGGTGCTTGCTTCGTTACTGCGCTGTCCAGCCGCCATCGACCGAGATTGTCGTGCCGGTGATCTGGTCTGCCGCTGGCGAACAGAGGAAGGCCACGGTGCCGCCAAGCTGCGAGGGAGAGACAAAATCCAGAGACGGCTGTTTCTCAGCCAGAAGCTCCTTAGCGGCTTCCTTCTGATTTTTGCCTCTTTGCGCAGCGATGTCGCTGATCTGCTTTTCGACCAAAGGGGTCCTCACCCAACCCGGACAGACCGCGTTGCAAGTGACGCCACTGCCGGCGGTCTCCAGGCCGACCACCTTTGTCAGACCGACCAAACCGTGCTTGGCGGCGACGTAAGCGGCCTTATGAGTTGAGGCGACGAGGCCGTGGGTCGATGCGATGTTGACGATCCGGCCCCAATGCTGCTCTTTCATCCGAGGCAGCGCAGCGGCAATCGCGTGGAACGCAGCCGACAGATTGATCTCGAGGATCGCGTTCCACTTGGCAATTGGAAACTCCTCTACAGGAGCTGTGAACTGGATACCCGCGTTGTTCACCAAGATGTCCAGACGTCCGAATTTCTCGACCGTCGCGGCAATTAACCCGCGGACGGCATCTGACTTTGACATATCGGCGCCGTCGTATGCAACGCGGTGGCCGTGTTCACGTTCGATGCCACTGCGGATCGTCTCGATCTCGCCGGCGTCGCCAAAGCCGTTCAGCACCAGGTCGGCGCCGAGCCTTGCCAGCTCTTTTGCGATGCCGAGTCCGATGCCGCTGGTCGACCCGGTGACGATTGCTACTTTTCCCTTCAACATGGGGCTTCCCTTCTAGGTTTGTGACAAGCAATCAGGCGGCCGTGGCTGCCTTGGCCTTGACCGGCGGGACGGCGCGGAAGGCGATTGCGAGCCTGTTCCACGCGTTGATGGTTCCGATCAGCATCGTCAGGTTCACCGCCTCGGCTTCGGAGAAGTGCTTGCGAAGCTCGTCATAAGCGTCATCGGGCGCGTGGGTCTTGGAGATGAGCGTCACCGTCTCGGTCCAGGCCAGCGCGGCACGTTCGCGATCGGTGTAGAGTGGCGCCTCGCGCCAGGCGTTCAGGAGATAGAGCCGCTGCTCGGTTTCGCCGCGCTTGCGCGCATCCTGCGTGTGCATGTTGATGCAGAAGGCGCAGCCGTTGATCTGCGAG encodes the following:
- a CDS encoding carboxymuconolactone decarboxylase family protein, producing the protein MKPRLNFFQAAPESIKALSDLENQIQSSGLEQSLIELVRTRASQINGCAFCINMHTQDARKRGETEQRLYLLNAWREAPLYTDRERAALAWTETVTLISKTHAPDDAYDELRKHFSEAEAVNLTMLIGTINAWNRLAIAFRAVPPVKAKAATAA
- a CDS encoding SDR family NAD(P)-dependent oxidoreductase, with translation MGAQQKVAIITGASQGIGEALVGAYRDRNFCVVANSRSIRPSSDPDILAIAGDIRDSETAERIVSQALERFGRVDTLVNNVGIFIAKPFTEYTDEDYASMLGINLDGFFHITRRAARAMLKRGSGHIVQITTSLDEHAVSSVPSALAALTKGGLNAATKSLAIEYASKGIRVNAVAPGAIKTPMHEPHMYDFLAKLHPVGRMGEVRDVIDAVLYLEGAAFTTGEILHVDGGQSAGH
- a CDS encoding 3-hydroxybutyrate dehydrogenase, translated to MLKGKVAIVTGSTSGIGLGIAKELARLGADLVLNGFGDAGEIETIRSGIEREHGHRVAYDGADMSKSDAVRGLIAATVEKFGRLDILVNNAGIQFTAPVEEFPIAKWNAILEINLSAAFHAIAAALPRMKEQHWGRIVNIASTHGLVASTHKAAYVAAKHGLVGLTKVVGLETAGSGVTCNAVCPGWVRTPLVEKQISDIAAQRGKNQKEAAKELLAEKQPSLDFVSPSQLGGTVAFLCSPAADQITGTTISVDGGWTAQ